The genomic stretch TGGAGGAACTGGTGGCGCTGCACGACGCCTCCAACATCGCCGCCGTGATCGTCGAGCCGCTGGCCGGCTCTGCCGGCGTGCTACCGCCGCCGAAGGGCTACCTGCAGCGGCTGCGCGAGATCTGCGACAAGCATTCCATCCTGCTGATCTTCGACGAGGTCATCACCGGCTTCGGCCGCATGGGCGCCCCCTTCGGCGCCGACGCCTTCGGCGTGGTCCCGGACATCATGAACGTCGCCAAGGGCCTGACCAACGGCGCGGTGCCGATGGGCGCCGTGGTGGCAAAGCACGACATCTACCAGGCCTTCATGGACAATGGCGGGCCGGAGTACATGGTGGAGTTCCCGCACGGCTACACCTATTCCGCCCATCCGGTCGCCTGCGCTGCCGGCCTGGCCGCGCTCGACATCTTCGAGCGGGAGAAGCTGTGGGAGAAAGCCGCGGCGCTGGCACCGCACTTCGAAAACCTGATCCACGGGTTGAAGGGGCTGAAGAACGTCGCCGACATCCGCAACTATGGCCTGACCGGCGCCGTCACCATCGCCCCGCTTCCGGGCGAACCGGCCCGCCGGCCTTACGAGATCGGCGAGAAGTGCTGGAAGGCCGGCTATTACGTGCGTTTCGGCGGCGATACGCTGCAGTTCGGCCCGCATTTCTACAGCGAACCGGCCGACCTCGACCGCCTGTTCGACGTCGTCGCCGACGCCATCCAGGCAACGGCGTAAGCGACGGCCCACCCATTGCCCCCACCCTTCCCGCGGCTGACGCCGCGGGCCCCTCCCCTCCCCCGCTTCGCAAGGGAGGGGGCTTATACGCTGCGGTGGAGTTCCCTCCCCCGCCCAACTCTCGCACAAAGCTTTGCTTTGTGCTGACGCGGCAGGCGGACCGTAGGTCCGCTGAGAGCGGGGGAGGATAGGTGGGGGTCTAACTTCGCAAAGATTCACCCCCAGGAACCGCCCCATGACCATCGTTGCCCACCTGATCGGCGGCAAGACTGACGCGCCCGCCGGCACCCGCACCGCCGACATCGTCAATCCCGCCACCGGTGACGTGGCCGGACAGGTCGCCCTGGCATCCCGTGCCACGGTGGAAGAGGCCATCGCCGCCGCCGAGGCCGCCTTCCCGGCTTGGCGTGCCACGCCGCCGGCCAAGCGCGCCCGCGTCATGTACCGCTTCAAGCAGTTGCTGGAGGAGAATGCCGAGCGCATCTGCGCCCTCATCACGGCGGAGCACGGCAAGGTCCTGGACGACGCCTTCGGCGAGCTGACCCGCGGCATCGAGAATGTCGAATATGCCTGCGGCGTGCCGGAGCTGCTGAAGGGCGAGTTCTCCAAGAATGTCGGCCCGGCCATCGACAGCTGGTCGGAATTCCAGCCGCTGGGCGTCGTCGCCGGCATCACGCCCTTCAATTTCCCGGCGATGGTCCCGCTGTGGATGTACCCGATCGCCATCGCCTGCGGGAACACCTTCGTCCTGAAGCCGTCGGAGCGCGACCCCAGTTCCGCCCTCTACATCGCCCAGCTGGCGCTGGAGGCCGGCCTGCCGCCGG from Azospirillum sp. TSA2s encodes the following:
- a CDS encoding aspartate aminotransferase family protein gives rise to the protein MAPLDNDHTQSLGQSFDKAAGLTREELDAHWMPFSGNRQFKNNPRMIVKAEGTWYWDAEGRKIYDSLSGLWCSGAGHCRREISEAVARQIAELDYSPAFQHGHPAAFKLAHKLASMTPAGLDHVFFVGSGSEAADTSLKMARAYWRMKGQPTKTKLIGRSKGYHGVNFGGTSLGGIGGNRKLFGTGVDADHLPHTLLPQNLFVKGMPEEGAFLADALEELVALHDASNIAAVIVEPLAGSAGVLPPPKGYLQRLREICDKHSILLIFDEVITGFGRMGAPFGADAFGVVPDIMNVAKGLTNGAVPMGAVVAKHDIYQAFMDNGGPEYMVEFPHGYTYSAHPVACAAGLAALDIFEREKLWEKAAALAPHFENLIHGLKGLKNVADIRNYGLTGAVTIAPLPGEPARRPYEIGEKCWKAGYYVRFGGDTLQFGPHFYSEPADLDRLFDVVADAIQATA